The DNA sequence TAAATGCGCTTTGAGCTGCTTTGTCACCCAGCCAAAAGCGCCACGCGGCACCGAGGTGGCGATGGTCGGGATACGGGCTTCATGCCAGCCAATACCGGTATTGATCAGCGTGACGCCCGCCTGCTCAATAGCCAGTGCCAGCCGCAACGTTTGCGGCAGCGTATTGCCCTGTTCAACCAGATCCAGCATCGAAAGCCGGTAAATAATAATAAATTCGCGGCCCACCGCTTCCCGTACTGCCCGAACGACCTCAACGGCAAAGCGCATCCGGCGCACTTCGTCTCCACCCCATTGATCGCTGCGCTGATTGGTTCTGGCGGCGAGAAACTGATTTATCAGATAACCTTCGGAACCCATAATTTCCACGCCGTCATAGCCCGCCTCCCTCGCCAGCGCGGCGCAGCGGGCGAAATCAGCGATCAGCGCCAGAATATCTTCATGGTTTAAAACGTTAGGCGTAAACGGATTGATTGGAGCCTGAAGCGGGGAGGGCGCAACCAGCGAAGGCTGGTAGCTGTAGCGGCCTGCGTGGAGGATCTGCATGGCAATTTTGCCGCCTGCCTGATGCACGTCATCGGTGACCTGGCGATGAGGTTCCAGCTGCTCCCGACAACTCAACACGGAAGCACCCGCCATCACCACACCTTCCGGTGAAGGCGCAATGCCGCCGGTGACAATCAGCGCCACGCCCGCAGCGGCGCGTTCGGCGTAGAAGGCTGCAAGGCGACGTGCGCCATCAGCGTGTTCTTCCAGCCCGGTATGCATCGAGCCCATCAGCACGCGATTTTTCAGCTGGGTGAAACCCAGATCGAGGGGAGAAAACAGAGAAACGCCCATAGCAGCCCGCGAATAAGTGGTCGGATGAGTTTCACTGTAGCGGTGAAAAAGGCGGGCGGAAAGTTGTGAATGCGGGAGTGTGATGCAGCGCCAGGAATTCTTCCGTGATGCGTGAATCGCTACTGGATCCAGCCCCACGGATTGAGCACCTTTACGCCCAGACCTTCGAAATCCTGCGTGTTGCGCGTCACCACGATCATCCCGTGACGGTAAGCCGTTGCAGCGATCATCGCATCGTTGGCTGAACGATGATCCGGCACATGCAGGCTTGCGCAGTACAAGGCCGTTTCAGTATCGAAAGGCAGGACGCGACCAGCAAACTCCCGCAATACGGCCGATTCAAACCAGTTGCGCAGCATGTTGCCTTGAGAGCTGTCCCGGCGTGAGACCTGGAGAATGCCTTTCTCTATTTCCATCAGGGTGATGGCAGAGACAAACATGTCTCCCGCTTCTACCGTCTCTGTCCACTGAGCAACATGGACGTCCATCTTCGGCGTCCTTGCCTTACGTAATTCAGATATCACATTGGTGTCGAGCAAATATCTCATGAAAAATCCACGTCCCTGAATCCGATGTTTCCACGTTCTGGTTCAAAATCAAGTTCAGCCACACCCGGCATCGCCAGCGCATCCTGAATATTACGTTGTGAACCGGTTAGCTTTTTGTAGTCGGCAAAGGTGAGCAATACATGGGCTGGCTCACCGCGATCCGTAATATAGACTGGCCCGCTTTCAGCTAGTTTCTTCGCCTGCGAGACTTGCTGATTAAAGGTGCGGCTGGAGAGAGTGGTGATGGTCATCGCCGTCTCCTTGTTATGTAGGTACATATCTACATAATACGCCGAACGAATAAAAATTCAACAGCCATTGAGGGTAAATCAATCACTTCAACCCGGCAATGTTTAACGCATCGCACTCTCACCCTGACCATAAACCGGCGGCGAGGCCAGCTTCGCGGCCTTGCGCAATTCAGCGACCTGTTTCGCGGTCACGCTGGCGGCAGAGGGGTTGCCGAACTGACGGCTCACGTAATTACTGACGTCGGCCACCTGCCGATCGCTCAGTTCAGGCGCAAAAGGCGGCATAAAGATTTCGCCCTCAGCCATTCGACGATGAACGCCGTTCAGCACCACAGAAACCAGATTGCGGCTGTCGCTGGCGCCGGTCGTTGTATGGCTGTAAAGCGACGGGTAAGCGCTAAAACCCTGCCCGGAGCCGCCGCCCTCCGCGCCATGGCAGCTGGCGCAGCTTCCGGCAAAAACGACGGCGCCAGCATCGGCCTGTTTCGTTCCCCGCAGCGTGGCCAGCGAACCCGCTTCACCCCACTGGTTGCGAGGCTTGCTCTGGGTGCTGTCGCTGGCGGGCTTAACGGTACGCAGGTAGCGCACGATATCACGCAGATCCTGCTCAGGAAGATATTGCAGGCTGTGCTCTATCGCTTCGGCCATCGGCCCTGAAGCGCTATC is a window from the Pantoea sp. CCBC3-3-1 genome containing:
- a CDS encoding type II toxin-antitoxin system Phd/YefM family antitoxin; this encodes MTITTLSSRTFNQQVSQAKKLAESGPVYITDRGEPAHVLLTFADYKKLTGSQRNIQDALAMPGVAELDFEPERGNIGFRDVDFS
- a CDS encoding type II toxin-antitoxin system VapC family toxin, translating into MRYLLDTNVISELRKARTPKMDVHVAQWTETVEAGDMFVSAITLMEIEKGILQVSRRDSSQGNMLRNWFESAVLREFAGRVLPFDTETALYCASLHVPDHRSANDAMIAATAYRHGMIVVTRNTQDFEGLGVKVLNPWGWIQ